The nucleotide sequence ACAAGTTAGCAAGGAAAGAGATGTATATTGCTGATTTTTATTTTCGCATTGGTGAGGAAGAAGCAGCAGCTGCCAGATTGAAAAATATTGTGGAAAATTATAAAAATACAAAAGTGTTCCCTCGGGCAGCTTTGCGACTTAGCGAATATTTTATTGAAAAGGGAAAACATGAAACACAGGCAGTAACTTATCTGAACAGTGTATTAAGACAGGAAAATGGTAAACAATATTTGTCAGAAGTCAGTGAAATGCTTGATAAGCTGCAAAAGGATATGGGCAGTGAATAGTTTAAGGTAACTTTGGAATGTTGGTGTTAATTATTAAAGTTTCGAACTTACACTTTTTACAAGTCTTTGTTGCGCTCGCAATGACTGGTTATGGCGTCATTACAAGGAGCCGAAGGCTGCTTGGTAATCTCAAATACGAGATTGCAACTGAGCACTTAATTTGGTCATTGCGAAACTTGAGTAAATAAATTTTAATTCATATCTTACCCGTCAACATACGGGTAAAAAAACACAAGGGAAGAATATGAATAATTTTTACACACAATATGAAGAGGGCAAAGCTTGTTTTGATTCCGGGAAATATGACGAGGCGAGGGAGATTTTCGAAGAGTTTATAAAGCATAGAAACGATTTTGCTGATGTGTATAACTATCTGGGTTATATTTATTACATTAGTGATGACAGAGAATCCGCAATCAAAGCTTATCAAAAAGCTGTGGATTTGAACCCTTCCTACACTGAGGCTATCATGAATTTTGCAGTGGTGCTGAACGACTGCGGCAGATCTGATGAGGCTCTGAAATATATGAATCAGCTGAAAAGTGTCCAATATTATGAAGGGGTTGCTGACAGCTACTGTCTTGGCAAGCTTGCTAATATGCATGCAGAAACAGCCAGAGCCTACAAAAGCCTTTTCTGGTATGAAGAGGCCATAGAGCAATATCAAAAAGCTTTGCAGTTATGCCCAGATTTCCCTGATATCAGGCTTGAATATGCCATTGCCCTGAGAGATTACGGGGATATGGAAAAAGCGGTTTACGAGTTTGACCAGGTAATTGTCAGAAAGAGCGACTATGCCGAAGCTTATATTCACCAGGGGATAGCATTTTATAAACTGGGCTTTATAGGGTTTGCTCTGGAATCATGGAAAAAAGGTTACGAAATTGACAGTAAGAACAAAATCCTGTCGACATTTTTGTATTTACTTAAAGGAGCTAGGGAGGTTAAATAGATGCTCGATTTGAAATTTATTGTAAAAAATCCGGATACAGTTAAGGAGAACCTCAGAAAGAGAGGAGAGAAAATAGATATCGATGAAATAGTGATGCTGGATGGGCAAAGACGTGAAATTATCCAGAGAGTCGAGTCTTTAAAAAAGGAGCGGAATGAGGTTTCCAAACAGATAGGTGAACTTAAACGCCGGAACGAAGATATTTCTGAAATAACAAGAAAGATGAAAAAGGTATCAAACGATATAGCTGCTTACGATAGCGAAATGAAAAGCGTTGAGACGGCTATTAAAAATAAACTTCTGCGTATTCCCAACCTGCTGTCGGAGAGAACACCTGTGGGAGCGGATGATACGGAAAATGTGGTTGATCATGAATGGGGTGAGAAACCTGATTTCGGTTTTGAAGCCAAGCCCCACTGGGAAATAGCTGAAGATTTAAATCTTGTGGATTTTACAAGGGGTGCAAAAATTGCCCAGTCCCGTTTTTCTGTTTATACCGGTATGGGGGCAAAAATGGAGAGAGCTCTGATAAATTTTATGCTGGATGAGCAGACTTCAAACGGATATACCGAAGTAATCCCCCCTTTCCTGGTGAATGCCGAAACAATGCAGGGTACCGGTCAGCTCCCCAAATTTGAAGATGATCTTTTTAAGTGTGAAAGAGACGGACTTTATCTGATTCCTACTGCGGAAGTACCGCTGACAAATATATATGCCTCGGAAATTTTGATGGATGAGGAACTTCCCGTAAAAATGACGGCATATACTCCTTGTTTCAGAAGGGAAGCCGGTGCGCACGGTCAGGATACAAGAGGGCTGATAAGGCAGCATCAATTCAATAAGGTTGAGCTGGTGAAAATTGTAGAACCCGAAGATTCGGCAAAAGAGCTTGAACTTCTTTTGTCGGATGCGGAAGGCATACTGAAAAAGTTGAACCTGCCGTACAGGGTGGTGAAACTCTGCAGCGGGGATGTAGGGTTTTCTGCAGCATTTACTTATGATATTGAGGTGTGGCTTCCGGGGCAGGAATGTTACAGAGAAATCTCCAGCTGCAGTACATTTACTGATTTTCAGGCCAGAAGAGCCGGGATTAGATATAAGTCAAAAGGGGAGAAAGGCACACATTTTCCTTATACGTTAAACGGCTCCGGACTTGCGGTGGGAAGAACATTCCTTGCAATACTTGAAAACTACCAGCAAAGCGACGGAAGCATTGTTGTCCCTGAGGCATTAAGACCTTATATGAACGGGCTCGGGGAATTAAGATAATTTATGAGTCCCAGGCTGTGTGTTGCAGGGATGCCTCTTTCAGTCGGTTTTGACAGAATCGATAAGGAACTTCAGAGTATAATTCAAAATTCGGAAATTATTATCGCTGAAGAGAAAAAAACGGCACACAGAGTGCTTGCAAGAAGTGGATGCCGGGGGAGAGATTTTTTCCTTCTGAACGAACACACCGATTTGAAATCAAAGCTTTCTATTGTTGATAAAGTAAGCAGTGCAGGATTATCCTGTTTTTTTTCTGATCAGGGAACGCCTTGTGTTGCTGATCCGGGATATGATTTTGTTGATATGTGTTATGACCGCGGTGTAGATGTTTTTTCATTTCCCGGGCCTTCGAGTATTACAACAGCACTTTCACTCAGCGGTTTTTATGCGGAAAAGTTTTACTTTGCAGGTTTCCCCCCAAGGGAAAAATCATCAAGAAAAAAATTTTTTGACAAACTGTTTTCTGCTGAAGATACAATTGTTCTTTTTGAGCGTCCCTATGTTATGAAAAAGCTGGTTGATGAGCTTGTTGTGTTCAAAAGAAGAATTGCCGTAGTTTATAATCTTGGGATGAAAGATGAGAAAGTTATAAGAGGGCGGTCAAAAGAGATTGCAAATGAGTTGAAAAATATGCCCAAGGCTCCTTTTGTAGTCATTCTGGAAGGGGTAAAATGAACCTGAAACAAGATACTTTAAATATTTTATATGAAGCCGTGAATTCCGTAAAACCGGATAATATTTTTGATGATGTAAATTTTAACGGCGGAAATCTAAATATTTGCGGTGATTCTTATGATTTAAACGATAAGTCAAATGTTTATATCCTTGGCAGCGGCAAAGCTTCCGTAAAAATGGCTGAAAAGGTGAAAGAGATTCTGGGAACGAAAATTTCCGGCGGACTTATTGTATCCAATTACCATGAAGACATTGAAGGCGTTGAAGTGGCAGAGTCATCCCATCCGCTCCCCGATGAAAGCAGCCTGGAGGCCGGAAGTAAGATGTTAGAGTTTGCCAAATCATGCAAAGAAGATGATTTTATTATTTATCTTCTCAGCGGCGGAACATCCTCTCTTTTGGAATATCCGGCGGAAGGTATTGGTATTTCAGATATAAATACTGCCACTGATATTTTAATGAAAGCAGGTGCTGATATTACCGAACTTAATACATTAAGAAAAAAACTGTCAAAAATCAAAGGGGGCAGGCTTGCCTCCTATTTGAAATGTGACGGTGTTGTTCTTGTTTTATCTGATGTGGTGGGTGATGATCTGAATTATATCGGTTCCGCTCCCTTGTATTACGATTCATCATCTGACATTTCCGCTGATATAATTTTTGATAAATACAGTCTTTATGATAAATTACCAAAAAATGTGATTGAAAGGCTGAAATCTGAAAAAGATACAGAAAGCAGAAGATCATTAAAACATTATATTCTGGGCAATAATAACAGGGCTCTTTTGAAAGCTGCGGAAAAAGCGGAAAATTTAAGATATAAGCCCGTGATTCTTACTTCTCTGTTGCAGGGGGAGGCCTCTGCAGCGGCAGGTTTTATTGTTTCTCTTCTGAAGTATCACAGTACTCATGAATTTTTATCTAAGCCCCTTTGTTTTATTGCCGGCGGTGAAACGACGGTGACAGTTAAAGGTGATGGTAAAGGCGGCAGAAATCAGGAGCTGGCACTGGCTGGTTTGTTAGAAATGAGCGGTTTGGGAAATGTTTCCCTTGGTTGTATCGGAACAGACGGAATTGACGGAAATTCCGATGCTGCGGGAGCTGTCGTAACGCCGAACCTGCTTGATGATGTTAGTGTTGACGAGTTAAAAAGTTATCTTAGAAATAATGATTCCAATACTATATTGACAAAATTAGATTCTATTATAAAAACGGGGAATACAGGAACCAATGTATGTGACGTTTATGTAGGACTGGTGGGCTGACATGTCTAAATATCTCGTTTATGTGCTTCTTGTCGTAGGAGGGACATTTGCTTCTCTTCAGGCTTCCATTAATGCCAGGCTGGCCAAATCTGTGGGTTTTGTGGAGAGTGTTTTTATCTCATTCACTGTTGGCACAATGGTTCTTGCAGCTGCAGTACTGCTTAAAAACGGAAACGGCTTAAAACACATTTTTGAAGTTCCTCCTGTATTTTTAACCGGCGGTATGCTAGGAGCCTGCTTTGTTTTTATTATTACCTATTCAGTTCATGTTACAGGCGTAGCTTCGGCACTTGCTACGGCTATAGGTGTTCAGCTGCTGGCTGGGCTTCTTATCGACAAGTATAATCCGATGAATGTCATAAAGCTGAATGTTCACTGGTATAATGTTCTCGGGGTACTTTTTATTATTCTCGGTATAATATTGGTGACAAGGGGTAGATAAACTTGACTAAATTGCTGTGTTAATATATATATGCATATATGAGAATTGAATAAACAAAGAGAGAAGAATATGGACAATATGTGGTTGGAAGATTATTCTGAGAAACTTAAAGCTATCGGTCATCCGGTTAGATTGAAGATTATTCTCGGTTTAATGGAAAATGAATGTAATGTATCAAAAATCTGCAACGGCCTTCAGGTTCCTCAGGCTACTACGAGTCAGCATTTAAGTATTCTGAAAAATAAAGGAATCATTGAAGGCAGACGTGAAGGAACAACGGTCTGCTACAAAGTGGTTGATGATGGAGTGGCTGAAATGTTGAAAAAACTTACGGAAGTTTGCAACGTGGAAGTTGATTGCACTTGATTTGTGATGAGAGAAGTTGCGGCTCTTTTTAAATCGCTCGGTGATGAGAACAGGCTGAGAATTTTTATGATGCTGGCCGAAAGACCGATGTGTGTATGCGAAATTAACGCAGTTCTTAATGTTGCTTTATCCACTATTTCCGCTCATCTTAAAAATCTCAAATACGCCAGGCTAATTGAGGATTCCAAGGAAGGCAGGTGGGTTGTTTACCGCTTGGCCGAAAACGATTTTGCCTTAAGTATTCTCAACCTTTTAAAATCTAAACTTGCTGATGACGAAGTCTTTAAAAGTGATATTCAAAAGGTGAGAAAAATCAGCAGAGAAGATCTCGTCTGTTGACACAGTCCCATCTGCGAGAGATCCTGTAAACGCGATATTGTATTGGTAAACTCCCGTTATTTAAAAAGCTGACGCAAGTTTCGCACTTCATTTTGCATAGCATTCGCCTATGGCAAATAAATAGAATGATACATATTTACTTAGCCTATAAAACTGTTGATAGCCAAAGGTATCATTACGAGATTGCTTCGTCGTTGGCACTCCTCGCAATGACGCTGAAAAAAAGCCATTACAAGGAGCCGAAGGCGGCGCAGTAATCACATGTCTCCATATACGAGATTGCTTCGCTGCGCTCGCAATGACGGACAAACGGCGTCATTACGAGGGACAAAGTCCCGAAGTAATCTCATGTCCCATAAGGTTGCTTCACTTCGTTCGCAATGACCGCAAACGTCATCGCGATGGCGGCAGCCCGTGGCAATCTCGCATCCCGTATGGGAGATTGCTTTGTCTCCGCCCTGCGTCGAATCCCTGCAATGACTTCAGATTATTTTCTATGCGGCGGTGCCATGAATTCCGGGCCCACCGGATCTTTAATTTCCTCTGAAAGAATTTTATCTATCTCATTCATACCGCT is from Flexistipes sinusarabici DSM 4947 and encodes:
- a CDS encoding tetratricopeptide repeat protein, translated to MNNFYTQYEEGKACFDSGKYDEAREIFEEFIKHRNDFADVYNYLGYIYYISDDRESAIKAYQKAVDLNPSYTEAIMNFAVVLNDCGRSDEALKYMNQLKSVQYYEGVADSYCLGKLANMHAETARAYKSLFWYEEAIEQYQKALQLCPDFPDIRLEYAIALRDYGDMEKAVYEFDQVIVRKSDYAEAYIHQGIAFYKLGFIGFALESWKKGYEIDSKNKILSTFLYLLKGAREVK
- the serS gene encoding serine--tRNA ligase — encoded protein: MLDLKFIVKNPDTVKENLRKRGEKIDIDEIVMLDGQRREIIQRVESLKKERNEVSKQIGELKRRNEDISEITRKMKKVSNDIAAYDSEMKSVETAIKNKLLRIPNLLSERTPVGADDTENVVDHEWGEKPDFGFEAKPHWEIAEDLNLVDFTRGAKIAQSRFSVYTGMGAKMERALINFMLDEQTSNGYTEVIPPFLVNAETMQGTGQLPKFEDDLFKCERDGLYLIPTAEVPLTNIYASEILMDEELPVKMTAYTPCFRREAGAHGQDTRGLIRQHQFNKVELVKIVEPEDSAKELELLLSDAEGILKKLNLPYRVVKLCSGDVGFSAAFTYDIEVWLPGQECYREISSCSTFTDFQARRAGIRYKSKGEKGTHFPYTLNGSGLAVGRTFLAILENYQQSDGSIVVPEALRPYMNGLGELR
- a CDS encoding SAM-dependent methyltransferase, with the protein product MSPRLCVAGMPLSVGFDRIDKELQSIIQNSEIIIAEEKKTAHRVLARSGCRGRDFFLLNEHTDLKSKLSIVDKVSSAGLSCFFSDQGTPCVADPGYDFVDMCYDRGVDVFSFPGPSSITTALSLSGFYAEKFYFAGFPPREKSSRKKFFDKLFSAEDTIVLFERPYVMKKLVDELVVFKRRIAVVYNLGMKDEKVIRGRSKEIANELKNMPKAPFVVILEGVK
- a CDS encoding glycerate kinase type-2 family protein; translation: MNLKQDTLNILYEAVNSVKPDNIFDDVNFNGGNLNICGDSYDLNDKSNVYILGSGKASVKMAEKVKEILGTKISGGLIVSNYHEDIEGVEVAESSHPLPDESSLEAGSKMLEFAKSCKEDDFIIYLLSGGTSSLLEYPAEGIGISDINTATDILMKAGADITELNTLRKKLSKIKGGRLASYLKCDGVVLVLSDVVGDDLNYIGSAPLYYDSSSDISADIIFDKYSLYDKLPKNVIERLKSEKDTESRRSLKHYILGNNNRALLKAAEKAENLRYKPVILTSLLQGEASAAAGFIVSLLKYHSTHEFLSKPLCFIAGGETTVTVKGDGKGGRNQELALAGLLEMSGLGNVSLGCIGTDGIDGNSDAAGAVVTPNLLDDVSVDELKSYLRNNDSNTILTKLDSIIKTGNTGTNVCDVYVGLVG
- a CDS encoding DMT family transporter, with the protein product MSKYLVYVLLVVGGTFASLQASINARLAKSVGFVESVFISFTVGTMVLAAAVLLKNGNGLKHIFEVPPVFLTGGMLGACFVFIITYSVHVTGVASALATAIGVQLLAGLLIDKYNPMNVIKLNVHWYNVLGVLFIILGIILVTRGR
- a CDS encoding ArsR/SmtB family transcription factor, which translates into the protein MDNMWLEDYSEKLKAIGHPVRLKIILGLMENECNVSKICNGLQVPQATTSQHLSILKNKGIIEGRREGTTVCYKVVDDGVAEMLKKLTEVCNVEVDCT
- a CDS encoding ArsR/SmtB family transcription factor, whose translation is MREVAALFKSLGDENRLRIFMMLAERPMCVCEINAVLNVALSTISAHLKNLKYARLIEDSKEGRWVVYRLAENDFALSILNLLKSKLADDEVFKSDIQKVRKISREDLVC